The following proteins come from a genomic window of Natronosalvus vescus:
- a CDS encoding Na(+)/H(+) antiporter subunit D — translation MTEIDAMTAIYPPLLVFAAALLMLVLPRIAGFALGALSLAAVTAIAFVAPEGSHVSMTFLGFDVQPYLVDEYTRFVAIGLGFLGTFAVLYAYSSEAPRVMAAFALAYVASALGAVFAGDWLVLVFMWEIMAVTSTLLVWHYGRDAVRAGYRYALAHGIGGSLVLFAVIAHYAQAGTFVYGEGATGYTGDLLIDGGIATGIPALLAVLGIGVNVAFIGFHTWLPDTYPKPHFAASVFLAAFTTKTSAYVLLRAFPEGHLWLAYMGGLMAVYGVIFALLQHDMRALLSYHIQAQLGYMVAGIGLGSAIGVAGAMGHLFNNVLYKSLLFMAVGVVIYRTRENDLYKLGGLWREMPITAVAFFIGALSITAVPGFSGFISKGMVFDAATGYFGGDAHWPLFVLLFIGGVGTFLSFIKLGYYVFFHGESDREVRDARPGQTTAMLSVGGACVILGIPAIGWPIFTDLMPVIDGTQFAGLGVEGTLDPYSMGHLQDAVLLLVISAIAFPIIRKPLSKLEYDDPALVVNKLGYTTGRWSMLLVTETFAAVDRTAVSLVRTGYWIGNNPVLAVEGGARRLPSWLVDVEERRSADGGRPSTISLRASIGFTVLLITLALTIALLLVL, via the coding sequence TTGACTGAGATCGACGCCATGACGGCGATCTATCCGCCGTTGCTGGTCTTCGCTGCCGCCCTCTTGATGCTCGTGCTGCCCCGAATCGCCGGATTCGCCCTCGGCGCACTCAGCCTCGCTGCAGTGACGGCCATCGCGTTCGTCGCCCCCGAGGGCTCGCACGTGTCGATGACGTTCCTCGGCTTCGACGTCCAGCCGTACCTCGTCGACGAGTACACCCGCTTCGTCGCCATCGGGTTGGGCTTTTTGGGAACCTTCGCGGTGCTCTACGCCTACTCGAGTGAGGCACCCCGAGTGATGGCTGCCTTCGCGCTCGCGTACGTCGCCAGCGCGCTGGGAGCCGTCTTCGCCGGCGACTGGCTCGTGCTCGTGTTCATGTGGGAGATCATGGCCGTCACGAGCACGCTGCTGGTCTGGCACTACGGCCGCGATGCCGTCCGCGCGGGCTATCGCTACGCGCTGGCTCACGGGATCGGTGGCAGCCTCGTCCTGTTCGCCGTCATCGCCCACTACGCCCAGGCAGGGACGTTCGTGTACGGCGAGGGGGCAACGGGTTACACCGGTGACCTGCTCATCGACGGCGGGATCGCCACGGGAATTCCGGCCCTGCTCGCCGTGCTCGGAATCGGCGTCAACGTCGCCTTCATCGGGTTCCACACCTGGCTGCCGGACACCTACCCCAAACCGCACTTTGCGGCCTCGGTGTTCCTCGCGGCGTTTACGACGAAAACGAGCGCCTACGTCCTGCTCCGGGCGTTCCCCGAAGGGCACCTGTGGCTCGCGTACATGGGCGGCCTGATGGCCGTCTACGGCGTCATCTTCGCGCTGCTCCAGCACGACATGCGGGCGCTGCTGTCCTACCACATCCAGGCCCAGCTGGGGTACATGGTCGCCGGCATCGGCCTCGGGTCGGCCATCGGCGTCGCCGGAGCGATGGGGCACCTGTTCAACAACGTCCTCTACAAGAGCCTGCTGTTCATGGCCGTCGGGGTCGTCATCTACCGCACCCGGGAGAACGACCTGTACAAACTCGGCGGCCTCTGGCGCGAGATGCCGATCACTGCCGTCGCGTTCTTCATCGGCGCCCTCTCGATTACCGCCGTCCCTGGCTTCAGCGGCTTCATCAGCAAGGGGATGGTGTTCGACGCCGCCACGGGCTACTTCGGCGGGGACGCCCACTGGCCGCTGTTCGTCCTGCTGTTCATCGGCGGGGTCGGCACGTTCCTCTCGTTCATCAAACTCGGCTACTACGTGTTCTTCCACGGCGAGAGCGACCGGGAGGTTCGCGACGCCAGACCCGGTCAGACCACCGCGATGCTCTCTGTCGGCGGTGCCTGTGTCATCCTTGGCATTCCGGCGATCGGCTGGCCGATCTTCACCGACCTCATGCCGGTGATCGACGGCACGCAGTTCGCCGGCCTCGGTGTCGAGGGAACGCTCGACCCCTACAGTATGGGCCACTTACAGGACGCGGTGCTCCTGCTCGTCATCTCCGCGATCGCGTTCCCGATCATCCGGAAACCGCTCTCGAAACTCGAGTACGATGACCCGGCGCTGGTCGTCAACAAACTCGGGTACACGACCGGCCGCTGGTCGATGCTGCTGGTCACCGAGACGTTCGCAGCCGTCGACCGCACGGCGGTCTCGCTCGTACGAACCGGCTACTGGATCGGAAACAACCCCGTACTCGCCGTCGAGGGCGGTGCTCGCCGGCTTCCGTCGTGGCTCGTCGACGTCGAAGAGCGTCGTTCGGCAGACGGCGGTCGCCCATCCACGATTAGCCTCCGTGCGTCGATCGGATTCACCGTCTTGCTCATTACGCTGGCACTGACGATCGCGCTGTTGCTCGTTCTCTAG
- a CDS encoding proton-conducting transporter membrane subunit, translating into MSEHVVTDPRPLAAVLVSAIAVVFIVASYRHPNVREGWSVLAALSKFAIVASMLPGVMSGTIYQWSFSEATGLEFVAGVDFALRADPLGMLFALLASFLWIFTSFYAAGYMRGLDEHAQTRFFAAFAASLSTAVGIAFASNLLTIFVFYELLSLVTYPLVAHNEDAEARIAGRKYLTYTFFGGGVFLLAGTVLVYWLTNQAGEATLAFEAGGIGLLTDAAAADPAIAQAAFYLLIAGFGVKAAVMPLHSWLADAMVAPTPVSGLLHAVAVVKSGAFGVARVYLDVFGLEFPRAFPLSAPVVGDVPLNVPVAILAAFTLTAASIIALRKDHLKRRLAYSTTAQLSYIVLGLSMLHPIAVLGALLHIPAHAFGKLTLFFCAGAVHVETHTDYVSEMAGIGKRMPVTMSAFALGAASMAGIPLLAGFVSKFYLLIGAASGADVTAFGLEATWLWIFAASLIVSGVLNIAYLWPVVYTAFFESEDRHDAKPLLEFPAGGKRESYGVLAHEDEQAVATDGGRGGDDDAGHDEESHDDDREDQPAYAVDTNPSDADVPFGTGSGDDGTADERNEPAHEGDGHEKHADDHDDHDDHHHHGGAPPGGWERHSGLSFGESTWLMLMPIAVIVTGAVVLGIVPDYAVFLELANTIVEGVTGVSVLD; encoded by the coding sequence ATGTCTGAACACGTCGTTACCGACCCGCGACCGCTGGCTGCCGTGCTCGTCTCGGCGATCGCTGTGGTCTTCATCGTCGCGTCGTATCGTCATCCGAACGTCCGGGAAGGGTGGTCCGTCCTGGCCGCGCTCTCGAAGTTCGCCATCGTCGCGAGCATGCTGCCGGGCGTTATGTCTGGAACGATCTACCAGTGGAGTTTCAGCGAGGCGACCGGCCTCGAATTCGTCGCCGGCGTCGACTTCGCCCTGCGAGCGGATCCGCTCGGGATGCTCTTCGCGCTGCTCGCGAGCTTCCTCTGGATCTTTACCTCGTTTTACGCGGCGGGGTACATGCGCGGGCTCGACGAACACGCCCAGACGCGATTTTTCGCGGCGTTCGCCGCCAGCCTGTCGACGGCGGTGGGGATCGCGTTCGCCTCGAACCTGCTCACGATCTTCGTGTTCTACGAGCTGCTCTCGCTCGTGACATACCCGCTGGTCGCCCACAACGAGGACGCGGAGGCGCGCATCGCCGGCCGGAAGTACCTCACCTACACGTTCTTCGGTGGCGGGGTGTTCCTGCTCGCCGGCACCGTCCTGGTCTACTGGCTGACGAACCAGGCCGGCGAGGCGACCCTCGCCTTCGAGGCCGGCGGCATCGGACTCCTGACCGACGCCGCTGCGGCCGATCCGGCCATCGCCCAAGCCGCGTTCTACCTGCTGATCGCCGGCTTCGGCGTGAAGGCAGCCGTGATGCCGCTACACTCGTGGCTCGCGGACGCGATGGTCGCGCCGACGCCCGTCTCCGGGCTGCTCCACGCCGTGGCCGTCGTCAAGTCCGGGGCGTTCGGCGTCGCCCGCGTCTACCTGGATGTCTTCGGCCTCGAGTTCCCGCGGGCGTTCCCGCTGTCGGCCCCGGTGGTCGGCGACGTCCCGCTCAACGTGCCGGTGGCGATCCTCGCCGCGTTCACGCTCACGGCGGCGAGCATCATCGCGCTCCGGAAAGATCACCTCAAGCGTCGGCTGGCGTACTCGACGACCGCCCAGCTGTCCTACATCGTACTGGGGCTCTCGATGCTCCACCCGATCGCGGTGCTTGGCGCACTGTTGCACATCCCGGCGCACGCGTTCGGCAAGCTCACGCTGTTCTTCTGTGCCGGGGCGGTACACGTCGAGACCCACACCGACTACGTCAGCGAGATGGCCGGTATCGGGAAACGAATGCCAGTCACGATGTCGGCGTTCGCCCTCGGGGCGGCCAGCATGGCCGGCATCCCGCTGCTCGCCGGCTTCGTCAGCAAGTTCTACCTGCTGATCGGGGCCGCGAGCGGCGCGGACGTGACGGCGTTCGGCCTCGAGGCCACCTGGCTGTGGATCTTCGCCGCGTCGCTCATCGTCTCCGGAGTGCTGAACATCGCCTACCTCTGGCCGGTCGTCTACACCGCGTTCTTCGAGAGCGAGGATCGCCACGACGCCAAGCCGCTGCTCGAGTTCCCTGCTGGCGGGAAACGGGAGTCCTACGGCGTGCTCGCCCACGAGGACGAACAGGCGGTTGCGACCGATGGCGGGCGTGGGGGCGACGATGACGCCGGTCACGACGAGGAATCCCACGATGACGACCGCGAAGACCAACCCGCTTACGCCGTCGACACGAACCCGAGCGACGCCGACGTTCCATTCGGCACAGGCTCGGGCGACGACGGCACCGCCGACGAACGAAACGAGCCCGCCCACGAGGGCGACGGCCACGAGAAACACGCCGACGACCACGACGACCACGACGACCATCACCACCACGGTGGCGCACCGCCCGGCGGCTGGGAACGCCACTCTGGCCTCTCCTTCGGCGAGAGTACCTGGCTCATGTTGATGCCGATCGCCGTTATCGTCACCGGCGCGGTCGTCCTCGGGATCGTCCCCGACTACGCCGTCTTCCTCGAGCTGGCGAACACCATCGTCGAGGGTGTCACGGGGGTGAGCGTCCTTGACTGA
- a CDS encoding DUF354 domain-containing protein codes for MKAVVTIQHPAHVHFYRHVITELEARGHEVFVFARENDLAIPLLNAYGIPHEVLAGPQDSLSELARVQLAYELRLLRRVRAIDPDVMTAIGGVAVSHVAPLVGARSVVFVDNEGTTSHRITTPFAHVVATPRGYEEEYGPNHVRYDGFHELAYLHPAYFEPDPDALREAGVDPDDRYFVLRFRRWDALHDVGEAGLSLEGKRRLVSMLEEYGSVYITSTDELPADLEAYQLPVSPTRIHDLLYYADCYAGDSATMATESALLGTPTVRIQSFAAREADMSNFVELEQSYDLMRSTPDEERGLELIREIVDDPETSARWRNRRDRLFEDKIDVTAYVTALLCDQGGAPVQPVASPATAVATR; via the coding sequence ATGAAGGCGGTCGTCACGATCCAGCACCCCGCTCACGTCCACTTCTACCGGCACGTCATCACCGAACTTGAGGCTCGGGGTCACGAGGTGTTCGTCTTCGCGAGGGAGAACGACCTCGCGATCCCGTTGCTCAACGCCTACGGCATCCCCCACGAGGTGCTCGCCGGCCCGCAGGACTCGCTGTCGGAGCTGGCGAGGGTGCAACTGGCGTACGAACTCCGCTTGCTACGGCGGGTTCGTGCCATCGATCCGGACGTGATGACGGCCATCGGTGGCGTCGCCGTCTCGCACGTCGCGCCGCTGGTCGGCGCCCGGAGCGTGGTCTTCGTCGACAACGAGGGAACGACCTCCCACCGGATCACGACCCCGTTCGCCCACGTAGTCGCCACGCCGCGCGGGTACGAGGAGGAGTACGGGCCGAACCACGTCCGCTACGACGGGTTTCACGAACTCGCCTACCTCCATCCGGCGTACTTCGAGCCCGATCCCGACGCGCTCAGGGAGGCCGGCGTCGATCCCGACGATCGATACTTCGTCCTCCGGTTCCGGCGGTGGGACGCCCTGCACGACGTCGGCGAAGCGGGCCTCTCACTCGAGGGGAAACGACGGCTCGTCTCGATGCTCGAGGAGTACGGCTCGGTGTACATCACGAGCACCGACGAGCTGCCCGCGGATCTCGAGGCCTACCAGCTACCGGTGTCCCCCACGCGAATCCACGACCTGCTCTACTACGCCGACTGCTACGCCGGCGATTCCGCGACGATGGCGACCGAATCCGCCCTCCTTGGGACGCCGACAGTTCGCATTCAGTCGTTCGCCGCCCGTGAGGCAGACATGAGCAACTTCGTCGAGCTCGAGCAGTCCTACGACCTGATGCGGTCGACGCCCGACGAGGAACGCGGGCTCGAACTGATTCGGGAGATCGTCGACGATCCGGAAACGAGCGCGCGCTGGCGTAATCGGCGTGATCGGCTGTTCGAGGACAAAATCGACGTCACTGCCTACGTGACGGCGCTGCTCTGTGATCAGGGTGGTGCGCCGGTACAGCCAGTGGCGAGCCCTGCGACTGCCGTGGCGACGCGGTAG
- a CDS encoding tyrosine-type recombinase/integrase, translated as MSEVRVRVADAVDAYLQRKAVGNPDGPGAGTYASNAESILRRWTEWLERDHEVASLFDLEDVHMRAYAEELADRTNRGEYTASTAGTYFAVVRAFLSWCVHGGILETNPAATETAESALPVDDGDSAETHWTREQREALESFVRERSVEAEDAPRAERLARLREYAMVVVLAHSGVRGSELFRVPEDDRRTGATWDDVDFYSGTIRVLGKSQRLEDVPLPAAARTPLRRYRVVQDPPTNEWPLFPTRHAPSVARRVRTVLAERGFDEAEIDALCEQWTAAELSRRYAIAPPAITTEGARSILKRLCEAAEIDVGGDYLTPRGARPGLGERTYPSKQATAETALRESIHDQSIAVVEEPPVFESPDGHSSEEETPVSESNTED; from the coding sequence ATGAGTGAGGTCAGGGTTCGCGTAGCCGACGCCGTCGACGCCTACCTCCAGCGGAAGGCCGTCGGCAACCCCGATGGCCCCGGTGCAGGTACCTACGCCTCGAACGCCGAGTCGATCCTCCGGCGCTGGACCGAGTGGCTCGAGCGCGACCACGAGGTGGCCTCGCTGTTCGACCTCGAGGACGTCCACATGCGCGCCTACGCCGAGGAACTGGCCGACCGAACCAACCGCGGGGAGTACACCGCATCGACGGCCGGCACGTACTTCGCCGTCGTCAGGGCCTTTCTCTCCTGGTGTGTCCACGGCGGCATCCTCGAGACGAACCCGGCCGCGACCGAGACCGCCGAGTCGGCGCTCCCGGTAGACGACGGCGATTCGGCGGAGACCCACTGGACGCGCGAGCAGCGAGAAGCGCTCGAGTCGTTCGTCCGCGAGCGCTCGGTCGAGGCCGAGGACGCTCCGCGTGCGGAACGGCTCGCCCGACTTCGCGAGTACGCCATGGTGGTCGTCCTCGCCCACTCCGGCGTCCGTGGCTCGGAGCTGTTTCGCGTCCCCGAGGACGATCGTCGAACCGGTGCGACCTGGGACGACGTCGACTTCTACTCCGGAACGATCCGCGTCCTCGGCAAGTCACAGCGCCTCGAGGACGTCCCGTTGCCGGCTGCCGCTCGGACGCCGTTGCGCCGATATCGCGTGGTACAGGATCCACCGACCAACGAGTGGCCGCTGTTCCCGACGCGACACGCACCGTCGGTTGCGCGTCGCGTACGAACCGTCCTCGCCGAGCGCGGGTTCGACGAGGCCGAAATCGACGCCCTCTGCGAACAGTGGACGGCCGCCGAACTCTCCAGACGGTACGCAATCGCACCCCCAGCGATCACGACCGAGGGGGCCCGATCGATCCTGAAACGGCTGTGTGAGGCGGCCGAGATCGACGTCGGTGGCGACTACCTCACACCCAGAGGTGCTCGCCCGGGACTCGGCGAGCGAACCTACCCCTCAAAGCAGGCGACGGCCGAAACGGCCCTGCGTGAGAGCATCCACGATCAGTCGATCGCGGTCGTGGAGGAACCGCCGGTGTTCGAAAGCCCCGATGGGCACTCGAGCGAGGAAGAGACGCCGGTCTCGGAATCCAACACGGAAGACTGA
- a CDS encoding cation:proton antiporter subunit C, with amino-acid sequence MIELLGTHYAYALMFVLLGIGLYMTIASENLVKKLIGVNLFQTAIFLFFVAVAYVEGGGSPVVPADPDPGSSELLLASPLPHVIVLTAIVVGIALTAVGLALIVRIHSEYGTLREDTLREVRADE; translated from the coding sequence ATGATTGAGTTGCTCGGTACCCACTACGCGTACGCCCTGATGTTCGTCCTGCTCGGCATCGGTCTCTACATGACCATCGCCAGCGAGAACCTCGTCAAGAAGCTGATCGGCGTCAACCTGTTCCAGACGGCGATCTTCCTGTTCTTCGTCGCCGTCGCCTACGTGGAAGGCGGTGGATCGCCTGTCGTTCCCGCCGACCCGGATCCGGGCTCGAGCGAACTTCTGCTCGCCAGCCCGCTCCCGCACGTGATCGTCCTGACGGCTATTGTCGTCGGGATCGCGCTCACGGCGGTCGGCCTGGCGCTGATCGTCCGGATCCACTCGGAGTACGGGACGCTTCGCGAGGACACCCTCCGGGAGGTGCGTGCCGATGAGTAG
- a CDS encoding MnhB domain-containing protein: protein MADRNTTGYEDTYTESQVILTAVKIIAPFTLTYGMFMTLHGADTPGGSFQGGAIIGVTVLMLAFAFGIEPTRQWLKNSVLVGLVAGGVAIFVGVGLATIALGGAFLEYRLFDTVLGIPDGTKWGMEAIEVGGIALIVAGVVITLFFATAAGFTPQRRRSRPERETNDRTEVSDDD, encoded by the coding sequence ATGGCCGACCGGAACACGACCGGCTACGAGGACACCTACACCGAAAGTCAGGTCATCCTGACGGCGGTGAAGATCATCGCCCCGTTCACGCTCACCTACGGGATGTTCATGACCCTTCACGGGGCGGACACCCCTGGCGGAAGCTTCCAGGGCGGGGCCATCATCGGCGTCACCGTCCTGATGCTGGCGTTCGCGTTCGGCATCGAGCCGACCCGCCAGTGGCTGAAAAACAGCGTCCTCGTCGGTCTCGTCGCCGGCGGCGTCGCCATCTTCGTCGGCGTCGGCCTGGCGACGATCGCTCTCGGTGGGGCGTTCCTCGAGTACCGGTTGTTCGACACCGTCCTCGGCATCCCTGACGGCACGAAGTGGGGGATGGAAGCCATCGAGGTCGGCGGCATCGCCCTGATCGTCGCGGGCGTGGTCATCACGCTCTTTTTCGCGACGGCGGCCGGGTTCACCCCGCAGCGGCGCCGGTCGCGGCCGGAACGAGAAACGAACGATCGAACGGAGGTCTCAGACGATGATTGA
- a CDS encoding proton-conducting transporter membrane subunit yields the protein MSSVDLLPALLVVVPILMATVPIALGLRYDRTGWAVTLATTIALFAGTVYLATRVYGASGSNLEVAVIHQLGGFPRPMGIELVADTLSTMIALLVTGTALGLLAYTRVGGPRGNTFYSGYLLLVGGLLGLTMTGDVFNMFVFLEIVGLGTYALISSGDGPESAVAALKYLIIGTVGASIYLIGVGFLFMATGTLNMIDLAATVPTLEGQNLQLARAAFAFIFIGFAIKVAQWPLHSWQPDAYQHAPDGVTPLIAALVSTVSAYALARLMFTVFGADFIASTPYATELVVTVGAVSVVAGSVLAVIQTDVKRMLAYSSVSQFGLIVAAYGLLTETALVGALIHLVGHGLMKAGLFIAVGVVALGYGARTVDEYAGLASSRPFAAGSMAVLLITLVGIPPSIGFIGKWYIAVGAIEAQAWTVAGVIFLSTMLTLAYVARLLEKMYFTPSSALELPHGRGRDHDHDPDHGAGTPVTDGGHSTGTRQVTVGMLGVLVVTAVLAVALGFAGDVFFELLAPFVESADLEVSA from the coding sequence ATGAGTAGCGTCGACCTCCTGCCGGCCCTGCTCGTCGTCGTGCCGATTCTGATGGCCACCGTGCCGATCGCGCTCGGACTCAGATACGACCGGACGGGATGGGCTGTCACCCTCGCGACGACGATCGCCCTGTTCGCCGGAACCGTCTACCTCGCCACGCGGGTCTACGGCGCGTCGGGATCGAACCTCGAGGTCGCCGTCATCCACCAGCTCGGCGGCTTCCCCCGGCCGATGGGGATCGAACTCGTCGCCGACACCCTCTCGACGATGATCGCCCTGCTCGTGACCGGCACCGCGCTCGGGCTGCTCGCGTACACCCGCGTCGGCGGCCCCCGCGGGAACACGTTCTACAGCGGCTACCTGCTGCTCGTGGGCGGCCTGCTCGGCCTCACGATGACCGGCGACGTGTTCAACATGTTCGTCTTCCTCGAAATCGTCGGCCTCGGCACCTACGCGCTGATCTCGAGCGGCGACGGGCCCGAATCGGCGGTCGCCGCACTCAAGTACCTCATCATCGGCACCGTCGGCGCGTCGATCTACCTGATCGGCGTCGGTTTCCTCTTCATGGCGACGGGCACCCTAAACATGATCGACCTCGCCGCAACAGTGCCCACGCTCGAGGGCCAGAACCTGCAACTCGCCCGGGCCGCGTTCGCGTTCATCTTCATCGGATTCGCGATCAAGGTGGCCCAGTGGCCGCTGCACAGCTGGCAACCCGACGCCTACCAGCACGCCCCCGACGGCGTGACACCGCTGATCGCCGCGCTCGTCTCGACCGTCTCGGCCTACGCGCTGGCTCGGCTCATGTTCACCGTCTTCGGCGCCGACTTCATCGCGTCGACGCCGTACGCGACCGAACTCGTGGTCACCGTCGGTGCGGTGAGCGTCGTTGCAGGCAGCGTTCTCGCGGTCATCCAGACCGACGTTAAGCGGATGCTCGCGTACTCCTCGGTGTCGCAGTTCGGCCTCATCGTCGCCGCCTACGGCCTGCTCACCGAGACGGCGCTGGTGGGCGCGCTGATCCACCTCGTCGGCCACGGCCTGATGAAAGCCGGCCTGTTCATCGCCGTCGGCGTCGTCGCCCTCGGCTACGGGGCGCGAACCGTCGACGAGTACGCCGGCCTCGCCTCGAGTCGGCCGTTCGCCGCCGGCTCGATGGCCGTCCTCCTGATCACCCTCGTCGGCATCCCGCCGTCGATCGGCTTCATCGGCAAGTGGTACATCGCCGTCGGGGCCATTGAGGCCCAGGCCTGGACGGTCGCCGGCGTCATCTTCCTCAGCACGATGCTCACGCTGGCGTACGTCGCCCGACTGCTCGAGAAGATGTACTTCACGCCGTCGTCCGCACTCGAGTTACCCCACGGCCGTGGTCGCGACCACGACCACGATCCTGATCACGGCGCCGGAACGCCCGTCACCGACGGCGGCCACTCGACGGGAACACGGCAGGTCACCGTGGGGATGCTCGGTGTCCTCGTCGTCACTGCCGTCCTGGCCGTCGCCCTCGGCTTCGCCGGGGACGTCTTCTTCGAGTTGCTCGCGCCGTTCGTCGAATCCGCTGACCTGGAGGTGTCTGCCTGA
- a CDS encoding glycosyltransferase family 2 protein produces the protein MYRDHTVGVVVPAYNEEGLVSTVIDTMPEFVDRVYVVDDRSTDDTWAEIKRHCDPLPEQRRADGGATDTRDASNDSLSDPVADGGSTATVPPNTGEMSDGNGQAALETTPRQPDEAYSSDDHDDAGTTVIPIRHAENRGVGGAIKTGYEHALADGMDVTAVMAGDAQMDPDQLDRLLDPVVDGTAAYAKGNRLAGRDDYASMSRWRLFGNLTLTFLTKVASGYWEMMDPQNGYTAISREALEAVDLETLYEAYGFANDLLVELNTAGFRVADVSMPAVYGDEQSHIEYRTFVPRLSKLLLTGFLRRLGRRYVVREFHPLVLVYGLGVAGWLLASAGLAWATATRTRTNSRAVWVGMTVLYAFLGSICLVLAMALDHAENADTVVTVR, from the coding sequence GTGTACCGTGATCACACCGTCGGCGTTGTTGTGCCCGCCTACAACGAGGAAGGGCTCGTCAGCACGGTCATCGACACCATGCCCGAGTTCGTCGATCGGGTTTACGTCGTCGACGATCGATCGACCGACGACACGTGGGCGGAGATCAAACGCCACTGCGATCCACTTCCGGAACAAAGACGTGCCGACGGCGGGGCCACCGACACGCGGGACGCCTCGAATGACTCCCTTAGCGACCCGGTCGCTGATGGTGGTTCGACAGCGACGGTTCCGCCGAACACTGGAGAGATGAGCGACGGAAATGGGCAGGCCGCTCTCGAAACCACACCACGGCAACCCGACGAAGCGTACTCGAGCGACGATCACGACGACGCTGGAACGACGGTAATCCCTATACGCCACGCCGAAAACCGCGGCGTCGGCGGAGCGATCAAAACCGGCTACGAACACGCGCTCGCCGACGGGATGGACGTCACGGCCGTGATGGCCGGGGACGCTCAGATGGATCCCGACCAGCTGGATCGACTGCTCGATCCGGTCGTTGACGGAACGGCTGCCTACGCCAAGGGCAACCGACTCGCCGGCCGAGACGATTACGCCTCGATGTCTCGCTGGCGGCTCTTTGGCAACCTCACGCTGACCTTCCTCACGAAAGTCGCCAGCGGCTACTGGGAGATGATGGATCCCCAGAACGGCTACACGGCCATCTCGCGGGAGGCACTCGAGGCCGTCGACCTCGAGACGCTCTACGAGGCGTACGGCTTCGCGAACGATCTCCTGGTCGAACTCAACACCGCCGGCTTTCGGGTTGCGGACGTCTCCATGCCGGCGGTGTACGGCGACGAACAGAGCCACATCGAGTACCGCACGTTCGTCCCACGGCTCTCGAAATTGTTGCTCACCGGCTTCCTTCGTCGTCTCGGACGACGCTACGTCGTCCGCGAGTTCCACCCGCTGGTGCTCGTCTACGGCCTCGGCGTCGCGGGCTGGCTTCTCGCATCGGCTGGCCTCGCCTGGGCCACAGCAACGAGAACGCGCACGAACAGCCGCGCAGTCTGGGTCGGGATGACCGTTCTCTACGCCTTTCTCGGATCTATCTGCCTCGTGCTCGCGATGGCCCTCGACCACGCGGAGAACGCCGACACCGTGGTGACCGTTCGATGA